In Methylomagnum ishizawai, one DNA window encodes the following:
- a CDS encoding metal-dependent hydrolase encodes MPFTPFHLGPGLALKAVGGRHFSLTLFGAAQVAMDVEPLFHLLRGDAILHGPTHSYAGATLIAFATLALGWPFCRMILAGWNRVAGLRGLGGLRVAAEIGRIPALTGAFLGTYSHVFLDSLMHADMRPWWPFAAGNGLLHAIPVGWLHLLCLGLGGVGGMVLVAVFVWHKIAIEV; translated from the coding sequence ATGCCCTTCACCCCCTTCCACCTGGGTCCGGGCCTCGCCCTCAAGGCCGTGGGCGGACGCCATTTCAGCCTGACGCTGTTCGGCGCGGCCCAAGTCGCCATGGACGTGGAACCCCTGTTCCACCTGCTGCGCGGCGACGCCATCCTGCACGGCCCCACCCACAGCTATGCGGGCGCGACCTTGATCGCCTTCGCCACGCTGGCCTTGGGCTGGCCTTTCTGCCGGATGATTTTGGCGGGATGGAATCGGGTCGCCGGATTACGCGGGCTGGGTGGGCTACGGGTAGCCGCGGAGATAGGCCGGATTCCAGCGCTCACCGGCGCATTCCTCGGCACTTATTCGCATGTGTTCCTCGACAGCCTGATGCACGCCGATATGCGGCCCTGGTGGCCGTTCGCCGCCGGGAATGGCCTGCTCCATGCCATTCCGGTGGGCTGGCTACATCTACTTTGCTTGGGTTTGGGCGGGGTGGGCGGGATGGTTCTGGTAGCGGTGTTCGTCTGGCATAAAATCGCCATCGAAGTCTGA
- the rpiA gene encoding ribose-5-phosphate isomerase RpiA, whose translation MTQDQLKRKVAEASLEYIKGYSVLGIGTGSTVNHLIDCLADIKHDIEATVSSSVNSTERLKKLGIPVLDLNEVGTLDIYLDGADEINPHKQLIKGGGAALTREKIIAAASRKFICIADDSKCVDVLGKFPLPVEVIPMARSYVARELVKLGGQPVYREHCVTDNGGHILDVHNLSIVDPIALEKAINNIVGVITCGIFAMRPADMVLLATADGVRKID comes from the coding sequence ATGACCCAAGACCAGTTGAAGAGAAAAGTGGCGGAAGCTTCCTTGGAATATATCAAGGGCTATTCGGTGCTGGGGATCGGCACCGGCTCGACCGTGAACCACTTGATCGATTGCCTCGCCGACATCAAGCACGACATCGAAGCCACGGTCTCCAGTTCGGTCAACAGCACGGAGCGCCTGAAGAAACTGGGCATCCCGGTGCTGGACCTGAACGAGGTCGGTACGCTCGACATCTACCTGGACGGCGCGGACGAGATCAACCCGCACAAGCAGCTCATCAAGGGCGGCGGCGCGGCCTTGACCCGCGAGAAGATCATCGCCGCCGCCAGCCGTAAGTTCATCTGCATCGCCGACGACAGTAAGTGCGTGGATGTCTTGGGCAAATTCCCGCTGCCGGTCGAAGTCATCCCGATGGCGCGAAGCTATGTGGCCCGCGAACTGGTGAAGCTCGGCGGCCAGCCGGTCTACCGCGAACATTGCGTGACCGACAACGGCGGCCACATCCTCGATGTGCATAACCTCTCCATCGTCGATCCCATCGCCTTGGAGAAAGCAATCAACAACATCGTGGGCGTGATTACTTGCGGGATTTTCGCGATGCGGCCCGCCGATATGGTGTTGTTGGCGACGGCGGATGGGGTGAGAAAGATCGATTGA
- a CDS encoding Uma2 family endonuclease yields MAAVMNNPPVPAPHYKLTVDDYYRMGEAGIFGLEDRVELIEGEVIEMSPIGCFHAGVGSEIPARLMNQLLGRAIGWVQYPIRLSRYSAPQPDFALLRFRADFYKTALPTAADVLLVVEIADTSVRTDREIKAPLYARHAIPEYWLVDIPARCVEVYAQPEDGVYRQIQKLTAGRLTPIAFPEAALDVAGLFQA; encoded by the coding sequence ATGGCCGCCGTCATGAATAATCCGCCGGTCCCGGCACCGCATTACAAGCTCACGGTCGATGATTATTACCGTATGGGCGAGGCGGGGATTTTCGGTCTCGAAGACCGGGTGGAGTTGATCGAGGGGGAGGTGATCGAGATGTCGCCGATAGGGTGTTTCCATGCGGGCGTGGGCAGTGAAATCCCGGCCCGGTTGATGAACCAGCTATTGGGCCGGGCGATAGGCTGGGTGCAATATCCCATCCGCTTGTCGCGCTATTCCGCGCCGCAGCCGGATTTCGCCTTGTTGAGATTCCGCGCCGATTTTTACAAAACCGCCCTGCCCACCGCCGCCGATGTGCTGCTGGTGGTCGAAATCGCCGATACCAGCGTCCGCACCGACCGCGAAATCAAAGCCCCGCTCTACGCTAGGCACGCCATCCCGGAATACTGGCTGGTCGATATCCCCGCCCGCTGCGTCGAGGTCTATGCCCAGCCCGAGGACGGGGTTTATCGCCAAATCCAGAAGTTGACGGCGGGCCGTTTGACCCCCATCGCCTTTCCCGAGGCCGCGCTGGACGTGGCGGGGTTGTTCCAAGCATGA
- a CDS encoding zinc-dependent alcohol dehydrogenase family protein — MKAIVMTAVGGPEVLVLRDIPEPAIATSTQIKVKLHAAGVNPIDTKLRRGGLFYPDALPAVLGCDGAGVVVETGAEATRFQRGDRVWFCHGGLGAEPGNYAEYTVLDQRWAAAMPRALDFVQAAAGPLVLITAWGMLYDRGRLQAGQTVLIHGGAGGVGHVALQLAKLKGARALTTVGSAENAAFAKACGADEVIDYREQDFVAETNRLTGGAGADLVVDTVGAEVFRRSVECTAHFGDLVTLLDPGEFSFKEARLRNLRIGFELMLTPMLRDLPAARAHHAEILERYAEWMNQGQLKLHVSQTLPLEQAAAAHTQLETGHTLGKLVLKID; from the coding sequence ATGAAAGCCATCGTGATGACCGCCGTCGGCGGACCCGAGGTGCTGGTCCTGCGGGACATTCCCGAACCCGCCATCGCCACGTCCACCCAGATCAAGGTCAAGCTCCATGCCGCCGGGGTCAATCCCATCGATACCAAACTGCGCCGGGGCGGGTTGTTCTATCCCGACGCGCTGCCCGCCGTGCTGGGCTGCGACGGCGCGGGCGTAGTGGTCGAGACCGGGGCCGAAGCCACCCGTTTCCAGCGCGGCGACCGGGTGTGGTTCTGCCACGGCGGGCTGGGCGCGGAACCGGGCAATTACGCCGAATACACCGTGCTGGATCAGCGCTGGGCGGCGGCGATGCCCAGGGCCTTGGATTTCGTGCAAGCGGCGGCGGGTCCGCTGGTGCTGATCACGGCCTGGGGCATGTTGTACGACCGGGGCCGCTTGCAAGCGGGACAGACGGTGCTGATCCACGGCGGCGCGGGCGGGGTGGGGCATGTGGCCCTGCAATTGGCCAAGCTCAAAGGGGCGCGGGCGCTGACCACGGTGGGATCGGCGGAGAATGCCGCCTTCGCCAAGGCATGCGGTGCCGACGAGGTCATCGATTACCGCGAACAGGATTTCGTGGCCGAAACCAACCGGCTGACCGGCGGGGCCGGGGCCGATCTGGTGGTCGATACGGTGGGCGCGGAAGTGTTCCGGCGCAGCGTCGAATGCACCGCCCATTTCGGCGATCTCGTGACCCTGCTCGATCCGGGCGAGTTCTCGTTCAAGGAGGCCCGGCTGCGCAATCTCCGCATCGGCTTCGAGTTGATGCTGACCCCGATGCTGCGCGATTTGCCCGCCGCCCGCGCCCATCACGCCGAAATCCTGGAGCGCTACGCCGAGTGGATGAACCAGGGCCAATTGAAACTGCACGTCAGCCAGACCCTGCCCTTGGAACAAGCCGCCGCCGCCCATACCCAGCTCGAAACCGGGCATACCCTGGGCAAGCTGGTCTTGAAAATCGATTGA
- a CDS encoding C40 family peptidase — protein MPAIPYRLLLPLLLPALLAGCASTPKPPPPRPAASRAHMGPVIDYALSLQGTPYVWGGESMEEGGFDCSGFVQHVYRRHGVRLPRTARQMAEALPPLDRRDKRPGDLLFFNTTGEPYSHVGIYIGHNAFVHSSSAKGGVIVSSLDKPYWWEHLLGIRRPGQLERWLDSAAPLGRDRRSNNPRR, from the coding sequence ATGCCTGCCATACCCTATCGTTTGCTGTTGCCGTTGTTGTTGCCCGCGCTGCTGGCCGGTTGCGCCAGTACGCCCAAGCCGCCGCCGCCCCGACCCGCCGCCAGCCGCGCCCACATGGGTCCGGTGATCGATTATGCCCTCAGCCTGCAAGGCACGCCTTATGTCTGGGGCGGGGAATCGATGGAGGAGGGCGGTTTCGATTGCAGTGGCTTCGTGCAGCATGTCTACCGCCGCCATGGCGTCCGCCTGCCGCGCACCGCCCGCCAAATGGCCGAAGCCCTGCCGCCTTTGGACCGGCGCGACAAGCGGCCCGGCGATTTGTTGTTCTTCAACACCACGGGCGAACCCTATTCCCATGTCGGCATCTATATCGGCCATAACGCCTTCGTGCATTCCAGCAGCGCCAAGGGCGGGGTGATCGTTTCCAGCCTGGACAAGCCCTACTGGTGGGAGCATCTGCTGGGCATCCGGCGGCCCGGCCAGTTGGAGCGCTGGCTGGATTCCGCCGCGCCGTTGGGCCGGGATCGCCGCTCGAACAATCCAAGGAGATAA
- a CDS encoding ATP-binding protein has translation MSPWTPASFSEEYADAAKPKDDFQRFVAELFWDDYPGLVAYQTGGRDGGIDLFQPDQGVVFECKFTSERGFDAALKRWKEVKRHFDTHLTANGPGQSQYAPWFSPTPRITTYLFCLSHELENDSRRQELEREIRSAFVALSARAASLGHLSAIRVEIWCWDRLWPKLQQRPELLLRWFPKLKPPGLDPLDPDEPLKNNFRDYLNPLRLSFMPLPELAVADILAVIDSEFTGLVLHGKGGIGKTRLMREVGLHALREGWAVLLVNVRLCKTESIAQLTQRLAGARILLLLDYLESCPGFDELAAQIDECNARGGHLRLLATCRDSYFAQSPPETLGERNLDALPHEAVITHILEPVPEAERLRTICGGIPIFAVFVRYLHDHKQTDSLRELLADGDFKQWWKKRLPTASTLATGAAKPSSRLFAAYPCADPALDALEQRCPPTGELHRALCQDGWVYQDEGSGLWNLAHDLLADRSLLDELLHATTRRRALRQILDDAETCDFRDSALQALSRIAAELPDTPWFALFQERPEQWKPCIAALLVSVLFSPAEKLRLLEAQAEDRERLAAVPVIANTLGFIARICSKQPEASAGIDQAALRAWLDAAVSQDHPFNFMLTQAVYLDGPRYQAAAQAWLAAHPPSLQTHYLLCAWLRQKLPAEEILSHVLDWLDDWWSSRWATFIFKAWLDATQGQAEFQPLLRNQGVIYFRIRGWLRLDHNRIRPEAEFVFASWLDATQDRALVQDALRDWLAVETNRILPDAEFVFKSWLNATQDRALVQDALRDWLAVETNRILPEARFVFKSWLDATQDRTLVEAALRDWLAVATNRILPEAQFVFKSWLDATQDRVLVQDAIHDWLAVEINRILPEARFVFKSWLDATQDRVLVEAALRDWLAVETNRILPEAQFVFKSWLDATQDRALVQDAICDWLAVETNRLGIEASFVFKSWLDAEGERAFIESEALHWLGHGENAVLSGADFIYRAWGGAEKKLPAPMLSYACAWVRAHQHEKDADFCITHVAETDQLDEQTVRAILFWCDCYFSHPEAINRMGRLGNNLLALTANETITVWEKLLMFRFIKADGIHEWHEFKRLQRTFPVLFRLALRDGDETNLTTLVRLLAWCLQETACFDSDSKPDKGAARDETYPTLMALLLRRMKPPTRPLAQGIRECLAWFDTWTAEEKAQYCGELRTELQNRIVKGWPHSEP, from the coding sequence ATGTCGCCATGGACCCCCGCCTCCTTCTCCGAGGAATACGCCGACGCGGCCAAGCCCAAAGATGACTTCCAGCGCTTCGTGGCCGAATTATTTTGGGATGACTATCCCGGCCTCGTGGCCTATCAAACCGGCGGGCGCGATGGCGGCATCGACTTGTTCCAGCCCGATCAAGGCGTGGTTTTCGAGTGCAAATTCACCAGCGAGCGGGGATTCGACGCGGCGTTGAAACGCTGGAAGGAAGTCAAGCGGCATTTCGACACCCACCTCACGGCCAACGGTCCCGGCCAAAGCCAATACGCACCCTGGTTCAGTCCAACCCCGCGCATCACCACCTACCTGTTCTGCCTTAGCCATGAGTTGGAAAACGACAGTCGGCGGCAGGAATTGGAACGGGAAATCCGCTCGGCCTTCGTCGCCTTGTCTGCCCGCGCTGCCTCGCTCGGCCATTTGTCCGCGATCCGGGTCGAAATCTGGTGTTGGGATAGGCTCTGGCCGAAATTGCAACAGCGACCCGAACTGCTGTTGCGCTGGTTCCCCAAGCTGAAGCCGCCGGGCCTCGACCCGCTGGACCCCGATGAACCGCTGAAAAACAATTTCCGCGACTATCTGAACCCGTTGCGCTTGAGTTTCATGCCTTTGCCGGAACTGGCCGTGGCCGACATCCTGGCGGTCATCGATAGCGAATTCACCGGCTTGGTGTTGCACGGGAAAGGTGGCATAGGCAAAACCCGGCTGATGCGCGAAGTCGGCTTGCATGCGCTACGGGAAGGTTGGGCGGTGCTTTTGGTCAATGTCCGGCTGTGCAAAACCGAGAGCATCGCCCAATTGACCCAGCGCTTGGCGGGGGCGCGGATATTGTTGTTGTTGGATTATCTGGAAAGCTGTCCGGGCTTCGACGAACTGGCCGCGCAGATCGACGAATGCAATGCACGGGGTGGGCATTTGCGCCTGCTCGCCACTTGCCGGGATAGTTATTTCGCCCAGTCGCCCCCGGAAACCCTGGGCGAGCGCAACCTGGACGCCCTCCCCCATGAAGCCGTGATCACGCATATCCTGGAACCCGTGCCGGAAGCGGAGCGGCTGCGGACGATTTGCGGCGGGATTCCGATTTTCGCGGTCTTCGTGCGCTATTTGCACGACCACAAACAAACCGACAGCCTGCGTGAATTATTGGCCGATGGCGATTTCAAGCAGTGGTGGAAGAAGCGCCTGCCTACCGCCAGTACCTTAGCGACCGGGGCCGCCAAGCCAAGCAGCCGTTTGTTCGCCGCCTATCCTTGCGCCGACCCGGCCCTGGACGCCTTGGAGCAACGTTGCCCGCCGACCGGCGAATTGCATAGGGCGCTGTGCCAGGATGGTTGGGTTTATCAGGACGAGGGCAGCGGCCTGTGGAATCTGGCGCACGACCTCCTAGCCGACCGTAGCTTGCTCGACGAACTGCTTCACGCCACGACCCGCCGCCGCGCCTTGCGGCAAATCTTGGACGATGCCGAGACTTGCGATTTCCGCGATAGCGCCCTCCAAGCCTTGAGCCGCATCGCCGCCGAATTGCCCGATACGCCTTGGTTCGCTTTGTTCCAAGAGCGCCCGGAGCAGTGGAAACCGTGTATCGCCGCCTTGCTGGTCAGTGTTTTGTTCAGTCCGGCGGAAAAGCTGCGATTGCTGGAAGCCCAGGCCGAGGATCGGGAGCGCTTGGCCGCCGTTCCGGTCATCGCGAACACTTTGGGCTTCATCGCCCGCATTTGCTCGAAGCAACCGGAAGCCAGCGCCGGGATCGATCAAGCGGCATTGCGAGCTTGGCTGGATGCCGCCGTGAGCCAAGACCATCCGTTCAATTTCATGCTGACCCAGGCGGTGTATTTGGATGGCCCGCGCTATCAAGCCGCCGCCCAGGCTTGGCTGGCAGCCCACCCGCCCTCGCTCCAAACTCACTACCTGCTTTGTGCTTGGCTACGGCAAAAGCTTCCCGCTGAGGAAATACTCAGCCATGTACTCGATTGGTTGGACGATTGGTGGAGCAGCCGATGGGCGACTTTCATATTCAAGGCTTGGCTGGACGCCACCCAAGGACAGGCCGAATTTCAGCCCTTGCTGCGAAATCAGGGCGTTATCTATTTCCGTATCAGGGGCTGGCTGAGGCTTGACCACAACCGCATCCGGCCCGAAGCGGAATTCGTCTTCGCATCCTGGCTGGACGCCACCCAGGACCGGGCGCTGGTCCAGGACGCCCTCCGCGACTGGCTGGCCGTGGAAACTAACCGCATCCTCCCCGATGCGGAATTCGTCTTCAAATCCTGGCTGAACGCCACCCAGGACCGGGCGCTGGTCCAGGACGCCCTCCGCGACTGGCTGGCCGTGGAAACCAACCGCATCCTCCCCGAAGCGCGATTCGTCTTCAAATCCTGGCTGGACGCCACCCAGGATCGGACGCTGGTCGAGGCCGCCCTCCGCGACTGGCTGGCCGTGGCAACCAACCGCATCCTCCCCGAAGCGCAATTCGTCTTCAAATCCTGGCTGGACGCCACCCAGGACCGGGTGCTGGTCCAAGACGCCATCCACGACTGGCTGGCCGTGGAAATCAACCGCATCCTCCCCGAAGCGCGATTCGTCTTCAAATCCTGGCTGGACGCCACCCAGGACCGGGTGCTGGTCGAGGCCGCCCTCCGCGACTGGCTGGCCGTGGAAACCAACCGCATCCTCCCAGAAGCGCAATTCGTCTTCAAATCCTGGCTGGACGCCACCCAGGACCGGGCGCTGGTCCAGGACGCCATCTGCGACTGGCTGGCCGTGGAAACCAACCGCCTCGGCATCGAAGCGTCGTTCGTCTTCAAATCCTGGCTGGACGCCGAAGGCGAGCGGGCCTTCATCGAAAGCGAGGCGCTGCATTGGTTGGGACATGGCGAAAATGCTGTCTTATCCGGTGCCGATTTCATATATCGCGCCTGGGGCGGCGCCGAGAAGAAACTACCCGCGCCGATGCTGTCCTATGCCTGTGCTTGGGTACGCGCTCATCAGCACGAAAAAGACGCTGATTTTTGCATCACCCATGTAGCCGAAACCGACCAATTAGATGAGCAAACGGTTCGGGCAATTTTATTTTGGTGCGACTGTTATTTTTCACACCCAGAAGCCATAAATCGCATGGGCCGCTTAGGGAATAACCTGTTGGCGCTCACAGCGAACGAAACCATTACGGTTTGGGAAAAACTGCTGATGTTCCGCTTTATCAAGGCAGACGGCATTCATGAATGGCATGAATTCAAGCGCTTGCAGCGGACCTTCCCGGTTTTATTCCGCTTGGCTCTTCGGGATGGAGACGAAACAAACTTGACCACATTGGTCCGCCTACTCGCTTGGTGCTTGCAGGAAACCGCCTGCTTCGACTCAGACTCGAAGCCGGACAAAGGCGCAGCACGAGATGAAACCTATCCCACCCTCATGGCCCTGCTGCTCCGCCGCATGAAACCGCCAACGCGACCATTGGCGCAAGGCATCCGGGAATGCCTGGCTTGGTTCGATACTTGGACGGCGGAAGAAAAAGCCCAGTATTGCGGCGAGCTGCGGACGGAGTTACAGAACCGGATTGTTAAAGGCTGGCCGCATTCCGAACCATGA
- a CDS encoding TetR/AcrR family transcriptional regulator: MARSREFCPDTALDKAMRVFWEKGYGGTSIEDLVNATGVSRYGLYGEFGGKSGLFHAALEHYRATILRPLLDIIEPPDAGLDAVKVLFDTLRCFMSQPGSPLGCLIFNSMHELGQCDEAVAATVIAARERLRAGLRRMLDNAVRRGELPPGYDVEREADFLFGVMHALPMMARAGVEPAAIGNMVGVALSTLDSPAGRESERMF, translated from the coding sequence ATGGCGCGTAGCCGGGAATTCTGCCCCGACACGGCCCTGGACAAGGCGATGCGGGTATTTTGGGAAAAGGGCTATGGCGGCACTTCCATCGAGGACTTGGTGAATGCCACCGGGGTTAGCCGCTATGGGCTCTATGGCGAATTCGGCGGCAAGAGCGGCTTGTTCCACGCCGCCTTGGAACATTACCGCGCCACCATCCTCCGGCCCTTGCTGGACATCATCGAACCGCCCGACGCCGGACTCGACGCGGTCAAAGTCCTGTTCGATACCTTGCGCTGCTTCATGAGCCAACCGGGCAGCCCATTGGGCTGCTTGATCTTCAATTCCATGCACGAATTGGGGCAATGCGACGAGGCGGTGGCGGCGACCGTCATCGCCGCCCGCGAGCGCCTGCGGGCGGGGTTGCGGCGGATGCTGGACAACGCCGTGCGGCGCGGCGAACTGCCGCCCGGCTACGATGTGGAGCGCGAGGCCGATTTCCTGTTCGGCGTCATGCACGCCTTGCCGATGATGGCCCGCGCCGGGGTCGAACCTGCGGCCATCGGTAATATGGTGGGCGTAGCTTTGTCCACCCTGGACTCTCCGGCGGGCCGGGAATCAGAACGGATGTTCTGA
- a CDS encoding glutathione S-transferase family protein, whose protein sequence is MKLYFHPASPFARKPRIVAHLLGLELETEFVDLFAGKGQVPEFLKLNPHGKVPTLVDGDFSLWESNAILQYLAAKQGDTALYPDDVKVRADIARWLFWESSSWSQVCMVYVNENILKPMLGRGEPDPAELAKVEEKFHRFAKVLDGHLAGRDWLVGDGITLADVSVAASLMYAVPGKYPLEGYANIARWFGQVQALPAWAATAPPAA, encoded by the coding sequence ATGAAACTGTACTTCCACCCCGCTTCGCCCTTCGCCCGTAAACCCAGGATCGTCGCGCATTTGCTGGGCCTGGAACTGGAAACCGAGTTCGTCGATTTGTTCGCGGGAAAAGGGCAGGTGCCCGAATTCCTCAAGCTCAACCCGCACGGCAAGGTGCCGACCCTGGTGGATGGCGATTTTTCGCTGTGGGAATCCAACGCCATCCTCCAATACCTCGCCGCGAAGCAGGGCGATACCGCGTTGTACCCGGACGATGTGAAGGTCCGGGCCGATATCGCCCGCTGGCTGTTCTGGGAGTCTTCCAGTTGGTCGCAGGTCTGCATGGTCTATGTGAATGAAAACATCCTGAAGCCGATGTTGGGCCGGGGCGAGCCGGACCCGGCGGAACTGGCCAAGGTCGAGGAGAAATTCCACCGTTTCGCCAAGGTGCTGGATGGCCATCTGGCCGGGCGCGACTGGCTGGTGGGGGATGGCATCACCCTGGCGGATGTTTCGGTGGCCGCTTCGCTGATGTACGCCGTGCCGGGGAAATATCCCTTGGAGGGCTATGCCAACATCGCCCGTTGGTTCGGCCAGGTCCAAGCCTTGCCGGCCTGGGCCGCCACCGCGCCGCCCGCCGCCTGA